A stretch of DNA from Candida dubliniensis CD36 chromosome 6, complete sequence:
AGTATTGTGTATAACGaatctttaaaaaaaagtttaatATTGGTTTCTACAAACATTTAGTGGGGAGAAACAAAGAGAAAGTGTATTTATTGGTCTAACATGGATTTATGTGCTTCTAACCTCTATATGGTTGGTAATATTATACAATAGAGATGTAATAATAGTTTGATCTCTCGGTTCAATCTCGAAACTTGGAACAAATGAAGTTAAATGTCACAAGCGCAAATTTCAGAGCATACCAACAAATTTTGCAACCCTCACAAATTTATTAGTAGTATCGAAGCTGAAACTATTAGATTAAGAAGATATATTCAATACGGATAGTAGATGTTGATAATCTACAGTGAATAGACGACTTCGAGGACTATAGTCAAGACAACTAGAAAAAACTTTATTGTGTGTTGAACCCGCAGAAAAGTTTATCGCTTGTAAATTTATTAGTGGttgttttcaaaaagtGGGGTAAATATTATATGCGCTAAATATAATAGCAATTACTAGTACGACCACTTCTTTACACCGCAATAGTTTGACTCGAATGggttttgtatttttagCCGCTGTATTATGTTCTCATCCCCCTCCTCCTCCCTTGCGATTGCCTTTTAACACCACCAAATAACCGGATTGCAATCGGTTATTTAAGAATAATAAGTTGGATTTTTAGAGAATTTTTCACTCctataaattaattgaaatatttctaCCAACTCACTACCAATTTAATATTCTGAATTCACACtcttttattcttttaGTTTGATTCGATTATTTATATCTTGCTTCTTTACTCATTTTCctgttattttttattcacAAATGTTAAGAACTTCAATTCGTGCTTTTTCTACTCAACCAAGATTATCAACCAATTATGGGTTCATTGGTTTGGGACTTATGGGCCAACACATGGCAAGACATATCTACAATAAATTAGAACCAAGTGATAAGTTGTACGTTTATGATGTTGATCCACAACACACAACTCAATTTTTGACAGAAGTAACTACTCAAACCCCACAAAATGCACCTTTACTCACCCCGTTAAGTTCATTGAAAGATTTTACTACTGAAGTCGATTCACAATTAGATTTCATTGTTACAATGGTGCCTGAAGGTAAACATGTGAAATCAGTTGTGTCTGAATTGATTGGCCATTACAAATCAACTGGTAATTATGATCCAAGTATTAAAACCACTTTCCTTGATTCCTCGACAATTGATATTCCAACATCAAGAGACGTACACCAGTTGGTTAAATCAAGTATTCCTGAATTCGACTTTATCGACACTCCAGTGTCTGGTGGTGTTGCTGGGGCAAGAAAGGGAACATTGTCATTTATGTTGTCCAGAGAAACCcatgatgatattgatccAAGTTTAACAACATTGTTATCTAAAATGGGTATTAACATTTTCCCATGTGGTGCTACTCATGGTACGGGTTTAGCTGCTAAGTTGGCaaacaattatttattggCAATTACAAACATTGCTGCTGCTGATTCATTCCAATTGGCCAAATCCTTCGGTTTAAACTTGCAAAACTATGCTAAATTGGTTGCTGTTTCCACAGGTAAATCATGGGCTAGTGTTGACAATTGTCCAATTCCAGGTGTTTATcctgataataatttaccATGTGACGTCAACTATGAAGGTGGGTTCATTACCAAATTGACTAGAAAGGATGTTGTTTTAGCTACCGAGTCTGCtaaattcaacaatagATTCTTGATGCTCGGTGACATTGGTAGACATTGGTATGATAAGGCTTGTGAAAGAGAAGATATTGCCAATAGAGACTTATCGGTGCTTTTCGAGTGGTTGGgtgatttgaaacaaaatgaaaaaggtGACGTAATTGATGTTAAAAGAAAGTAAAACAATAGCAGTTTTTATATAGATCATGAAGGTATTTATATTGGCGAATGGAAAAGCGTTACATTATGGAGATCAGATCAAAAATGTTCCCTGTAGAATTGTAAATGTTTATGCATAAAACAAGCGAAACCTTTTTATATACAAGAAATCGAAGAAACGAAAACCTAAAACCCTAAGAACCAATGGGTTCCTGATCAGTAACCATATCTATCAACAGCTAAGTTGGCCAATCTATCTGCTTCTTCATTTCCGTCAACGCCAGAATGGCCTCTCACATGAACAAATCGTAAACGCCCCCAATCTCTATCATCATACTCTTCATTAATCATCTCATACAACTCATAATTTTCTTCGATTAAAGTATAATTGGAAATTGTTTGGCCTCGACTATTTTGCCATCCATTGTAAACCCATTTTTTTGGCCATTTAACAAGACAGTTAATTGCATAAATTGAATCGCTATAAACCATTGCTTTTCCATCTTCAGTTTCGTCTTGCAATTCttccaaaatattttttaagGCATGATTCATTGCCCATAATTCAGCACGTTGATTAGTCGGACCAACTGCGTAAGAATCAACATCGTCCAATGGTACTGACGCGTTTCTTGGGTCGTCTTCCCCATAATAAACTCCATAGCCACCTTTTGCATTTTGACGACCATTATTTCTACATGCTCCGTCGATATAAACTGGATAGATAAAGTATCGTCcatcattttcataatATTCTTTTGCTTCAATCAAGTTCTCAAATTTCCGATAACGAGCACCTTTATAAAAATACACTTGTGGTCAGCACTCTTTCCAGCTCAAATAAATACCTATTTCACGACCGTTAACGACAGCGTAATAAGGCATAATGATTCAGTCTAGTCAAATACCTCTTGAgttgtgaaaaaaaaaaaatgataatggaGCCGGCAAACAATTAGCAACACAAAGCAGGATATTTTTCTCTCTAATGCCCTCTGGCTTGTGTTTTACCAGATGGTAGTGGTTGATGGTATGTCCTTTTCACTAAAGAAAACTGAAGTGTTTTGAACGTCGATTCGAACAACTCCCCCTATTGTTTCGGAGCGTACCTTACCagaacaaatttatttgtCACGTGATGTGGCACCTACCCTTGATTTGATAGGTTTTAAAGGCTCTACGACCATTCCTTGACtccaaatcatcaaaaagTATTTGACACACGTTTCCCCCCAAACTTTAAATATTCCattttttataaaacaTATAACAACCATAATAGACTAATCTATCGTATCACACCagaatcaaaaacaaaacttgAGAAACAATCTGAATATTTCAGCATAGACATAAATCCCTATTAGCGTTGGATTGTAACTAACATAAATATCTTTACTTGTTATCTTGAGTTATCTTTTGCCATCCTGAATTACTCCCATGTCATCTACAAATACCACCGttgatctttttcttgaaataGCAAAACTTCCCTCTGAAGTTGCTGctttaattattgattgtttaCCAAAATGTATATTGGCAGAGTTATTGTATTTCCCACCGATCAAAGGGATTGTCGCTTCGGCAATTTTGTCAAATGTGCATATTACTGACTATGTTCAAAgacacaaaaaaaaaaattttgtgGCA
This window harbors:
- a CDS encoding 3-hydroxyisobutyrate dehydrogenase, mitochondrial precursor, putative (Similar to Homo sapiens HIBADH), with protein sequence MLRTSIRAFSTQPRLSTNYGFIGLGLMGQHMARHIYNKLEPSDKLYVYDVDPQHTTQFLTEVTTQTPQNAPLLTPLSSLKDFTTEVDSQLDFIVTMVPEGKHVKSVVSELIGHYKSTGNYDPSIKTTFLDSSTIDIPTSRDVHQLVKSSIPEFDFIDTPVSGGVAGARKGTLSFMLSRETHDDIDPSLTTLLSKMGINIFPCGATHGTGLAAKLANNYLLAITNIAAADSFQLAKSFGLNLQNYAKLVAVSTGKSWASVDNCPIPGVYPDNNLPCDVNYEGGFITKLTRKDVVLATESAKFNNRFLMLGDIGRHWYDKACEREDIANRDLSVLFEWLGDLKQNEKGDVIDVKRK